Within Desulfurobacterium thermolithotrophum DSM 11699, the genomic segment ATCGTCTAAAAATTTAACTTGTGGTGGTATTAAATAAACCTTTATTCCAAGAATGTTTCGTATCTTATCAAAAGAACCTGGTCCCATCTCTTTCACAAGAACTGCTTTAACATTTTTTTCACTGAACATATCAGCAATGAGCATTCCCCTTCCCCTTTCTAGATGAAGTCCTGGATTTTTCACAACTTCAAGCTTTTCTGTAGCTATATCAACAATAGCAAAGTAATTTGACTTTCCAAAATGAGCATTAACTAGTTTTTTACCTTGAACTTCAGTATCAAGAATTGGAACTGCAACTTTCATTTTTCTCCTCCACTTTTCAATTTAATTATAAAAATCCAATGAACTAACATCAAAATATTGTCCTCAGTTTGATTTAAGTCAAGGTAACTTGCAGAAAAAAGTTTTACTATTGATTTAGAGGCTAAAAACATATTTAGGAGGAAAAGGATGTTTGGATTCTTTGGAAGGAAAGGACAGGAAGAGAAGAAAAAAGAAGAAAATTTCTGCGTAGAGTCAGATCTTTCAAAAGGTATAGGACTTAAAGTGCCAAGTTTTCATGAAAGCGTTAATTACATGTACCAAAAAGTTAAAGAAGCTCAGCTTTCAAACGTTACCGATAGATTTGAAGCTATGGAAGCAGTTAGATGTAAGTTCTGTAAAGAAGGTGTTTCTTGCCAGCTTTGTTCAATGGGGCCTTGTAGAATTACTCCTAAGACTCCAAGAGGAGTATGTGGAATTGATGTTCATGGAATAGTAATGAGAAATCTTCTTATTAAAGCTAACATGGGACTTTCAGCCTATACCTATCACTGTAGAGAAGCTGCTTTAACGCTTCTTGAAACAGCAAAGGGAAATACAATTTATGAGATTAAAGACCCTTCAAAAATCGACCTTCTTGCAGAAGTTCTTGATATAGATACATCTCTCCCACTTAATGAAAAGGCAAAGCTTGTTGCTGAAGGAGTTCTTAAAAGCCTTTCCCAGAATGATTATTCTGTTTTTGTAGAAAAACTTGCTCCAGAAAGTAGAAAAGAAGTTTTTAGAAAACTTGGGATAATGCCTAAAGGTCCTATGAATGAGCTTGTTGATTCTGTAACAAGGTCTATGACAAATATTGATGGTGACTATATATCTTTAGCACTTGCAGCTTTAAGAAATGGTGTAGCTTCAGCATTTGGAACTCTTATACCACTTGAAATAATTCAGGATGCACTTTATGGAACACCAACTCCGCATGAGTGTGAAGTAGATTTTGGAGTCCTTGATCCAGATTATGTAAATATCCTTCCAAACGGTCACGAACCATTTGTTGGTATGGCTTTAGTAGAAGTTGCTAAAGACCCTGAAATTCAGAAGATGGCAAGAGAAGCCGGTGCAAAAGGAGTGAAGATTGTAGGTTCTATTGAAACCGGTCAAGAAATGATGGCAAGACTGCAGTGTGGAGATGTCTTTGCAGGCCTTACATCAAACTGGATTTCCATTGAATACTTCCTCTCTACGGGTGCAGTTGATGTTTTTGCAATGGACATGAACTGTTCACTCGCAAATCTTAAAGAATATGCCGATAAGTACAACTTCAAGCTTGTTGCTGTCTCTAACCTCATTGGAGTTCCAGGCTCTATAAGACTTGAGTATAAACCTGGAAAAGAGAAGGAAATAGCAAAAGAAATCATTAAGATAGCAATTGAAAACTTTAAAGAGAGAAAAAATAAACCTAACACAGACGTTTCAAGATTCAAACAAAAAGCTATTGTTGGATTTTCTGCAGAAGCTATAGTTAATGCTCTTGGAGGTAGCTTAAATCCTCTACTTGAAGTAATTAAGAATGGAGATATTAAAGGAGTTGTAGCCCTTGTTAACTGTACTTCTTTGGCTAACGGTCCACAAGACAGCATGACTGTTCAAATTGCAAAGGAACTCATAAAAAGAGATATCCTTGTAATAGGTGCAGGTTGTGGAAATGCAGGTCTTCAAAAGGCAGGATTAGAAACTATTGAAGCTGTTGATAAGTATGCAGGACCAAAACTTGCAGGTATATGTAAAGCTCTTGGAATACCACCGGTGTTATCGTTTGGTACCTGTACGGATACAGGAAGAATTATTATGACGGTTATAGCTATTGCAAATGCTCTTGGTGTTGATCCATCTCAGCTTCCTGTAGCAGTTACAGCTCCTGAATATATGGAACAAAAGGCTGTAATTGACGGATTTTCTGCAGTTGCAATGGGACTTTACACTCACGTTTCACCTGTTCCTCCAGTTACAGGATCAGATAAAGTTGTTAAGCTTCTTACAGAAGAAGTAGAAGGACTTACAGGAGGTAAGATAGCTGTAGGTGATGATCCTATTGTAGCTGCAGATGGAATAGAAGAACATATCATGAAAAAAAGAGAAGCTCTTGGAATATAATTCTTTTTCCCTCCCTATGGGGAGGGAACTTTAACTATTGGAGAAAAGAATGTCTCTTGAAAGAGAAAAAGAGACTTTACAGAAAATGTTTAAAATTTACTGTAAGGCAAAACATGGCTCTCAAAACGGAGAACTTTGTAGCGAATGCAAAGAGCTTCTTGACTATGCTCTTAAAAGATTAGACCTTTGTCCTTTCAAAGAAGAAAAACCAAGTTGTAAAAAGTGTACTATTCATTGTTACCAACCGGAAAAAAGAAAAAAAATTAAAGAAGTAATGAGATTTAGTGGACCAAGGCTCCTTCTTTACGATCCTTTTAATTGGCTTATCCATAAAGTAAAAGAAAGAACAAAATAACTTATGCTATTCAGATAACTCAGATAAAGCTTTTTTGTTTAGAATTTTTACTTTATTTCCGTCTTTTTTAATAACTTCCATTAATTTAAGTTTTGAGAGAACTCTAGAAACTGTTTCTTTTGTTAAACCCAATTGCATTGCAACTATATTTGTTCTGAATTCAATTTCATTATTATTTGTTTCCTCAACTTTTTTCAAAATGTAAAAGGACACCTTAGAAAGTGCGTCTTTAAGAGAAAGGCTTTCTATTAAATTCGTAAGATAAATTAGCCTTTTAGACATAATGGTAAGTAATTTGATAGCTATTTCTGGATCTTCTCTCATAAGCTCAAGAAACTGCTTTCTTGAAATGAAAAGTATTTTACTATCTTCTAAAGTTTCTGCCCATACTGGAAAATTTTCTCCAGTAAAGCTTGCAGCTTCTCCAAAAAAGACTGGACTTGAAAAAATTCTAAGTATTTGTTCTTTTCCTTTTTTAGTTTTATAGATCTTTATTTTTCCCTTTAGTAAGATGTAAAAACCTTCTGCCTTTTGTGATGGATTAAATATTATCTTTCCTTTAGTGTATTGTTTGAGGATAGAAATTTCTTCTAATTTTCTTAGTTGTTTTTCAGAAAGTCCAGAAAGAAGCTGTACTTTTTTTAAAACTTCAATCAAATTTTCCTCCAAAAAAACGTTTTTGTTCAATTATACAGAAAGGTTGACATCTAGATTTTCTGCTCTAAATTTATAGTTAGCAATTAGCACTCACTCAAGGTGAGTGCTAAAAATCAGATAAAGGAGGGTGACGGGATGAAACTCAAGCCACTTTATGACAGAGTAGTAGTTAAGAAAGTAGAAGTAGAACAGAAAACAGCAGGGGGAATTATCTTACCTGATACAGCAAAGGAAGAGTCCCAAATTGGTGAAGTTATAGCTGTTGGAGAAGGAAAGGTTCTTGAAAACGGAGACGTAAGAGCTCTAAAAGTAAAAGTTGGAGATAAAGTTCTCTTCAGCAAGTACGCTGGAAACGAAGTTGAAATTGATGGTGAAAAGCTTCTTGTAATCAGAGAAGAAGATATCTTAGCTATCGTAGAAGAGTAATTAAAAAACAATCGAGGGAGGTGAAAAATGGCAGGAAAGGAAATTATCTTTGCTGATGAAGCTAGACAAAAAATTAAAGCTGGTGTAGATAAACTTGCAAACGCTGTTAAGGCTACAATGGGACCAGGTGGAAGAAACGTTGTTCTCGAAAGAAAGTTTGGTTCTCCAGTAGTAACAAAGGACGGTGTTACTGTTGCAAAGGAAATCGAACTT encodes:
- a CDS encoding NifB/NifX family molybdenum-iron cluster-binding protein, encoding MKVAVPILDTEVQGKKLVNAHFGKSNYFAIVDIATEKLEVVKNPGLHLERGRGMLIADMFSEKNVKAVLVKEMGPGSFDKIRNILGIKVYLIPPQVKFLDDAIKKFKKGELEELLEPNEDRH
- the cooS gene encoding anaerobic carbon-monoxide dehydrogenase catalytic subunit, with amino-acid sequence MFGFFGRKGQEEKKKEENFCVESDLSKGIGLKVPSFHESVNYMYQKVKEAQLSNVTDRFEAMEAVRCKFCKEGVSCQLCSMGPCRITPKTPRGVCGIDVHGIVMRNLLIKANMGLSAYTYHCREAALTLLETAKGNTIYEIKDPSKIDLLAEVLDIDTSLPLNEKAKLVAEGVLKSLSQNDYSVFVEKLAPESRKEVFRKLGIMPKGPMNELVDSVTRSMTNIDGDYISLALAALRNGVASAFGTLIPLEIIQDALYGTPTPHECEVDFGVLDPDYVNILPNGHEPFVGMALVEVAKDPEIQKMAREAGAKGVKIVGSIETGQEMMARLQCGDVFAGLTSNWISIEYFLSTGAVDVFAMDMNCSLANLKEYADKYNFKLVAVSNLIGVPGSIRLEYKPGKEKEIAKEIIKIAIENFKERKNKPNTDVSRFKQKAIVGFSAEAIVNALGGSLNPLLEVIKNGDIKGVVALVNCTSLANGPQDSMTVQIAKELIKRDILVIGAGCGNAGLQKAGLETIEAVDKYAGPKLAGICKALGIPPVLSFGTCTDTGRIIMTVIAIANALGVDPSQLPVAVTAPEYMEQKAVIDGFSAVAMGLYTHVSPVPPVTGSDKVVKLLTEEVEGLTGGKIAVGDDPIVAADGIEEHIMKKREALGI
- a CDS encoding nitrous oxide-stimulated promoter family protein, giving the protein MSLEREKETLQKMFKIYCKAKHGSQNGELCSECKELLDYALKRLDLCPFKEEKPSCKKCTIHCYQPEKRKKIKEVMRFSGPRLLLYDPFNWLIHKVKERTK
- a CDS encoding Crp/Fnr family transcriptional regulator; amino-acid sequence: MIEVLKKVQLLSGLSEKQLRKLEEISILKQYTKGKIIFNPSQKAEGFYILLKGKIKIYKTKKGKEQILRIFSSPVFFGEAASFTGENFPVWAETLEDSKILFISRKQFLELMREDPEIAIKLLTIMSKRLIYLTNLIESLSLKDALSKVSFYILKKVEETNNNEIEFRTNIVAMQLGLTKETVSRVLSKLKLMEVIKKDGNKVKILNKKALSELSE
- the groES gene encoding co-chaperone GroES, which codes for MKLKPLYDRVVVKKVEVEQKTAGGIILPDTAKEESQIGEVIAVGEGKVLENGDVRALKVKVGDKVLFSKYAGNEVEIDGEKLLVIREEDILAIVEE